TATGTAGCCAAGATTCTTGTGCTCCTTTCATCAATAATAAACTTCCATGTTCTAATATTAAAGAAATCTGTTCTTTTGTGGATTTATGTTTGAAATAGAATTTTCTCTCTGCTCCAAAGGATAAAGAAGCGATTGTGGAATTTTTTCCCAATGCTTTTTCATCGTCGCTATGCCAGGCCATACCTTCTTCTCCATCATTGTATAAATTGAGCAGGCAGGAATTAAATTTAGTTTCGGTAATTTTTTCCGCTAAACTTTTGAGATCAGAAAGTTCTTTTGTCCAAGGTAGAGCCTTCTTTGTCGTGTTTGAATATGTATATTCGTAATCGGAATCTCCAAACCAGGCTACCATTCTTTTTGTGATGATATGTTTTCCGAAAATAATGGCCTCATCATTTTTCCAAGGGATATCTTTTAGAAGTATTTTCAAATAATCATCTGAAGAGTCTTTGGAAAGAATTGGACCAAAATATTGCACGATCCCTTCGTATGGCAAAAGATTTCGATCTGTTTCTTCTCGGAACAAACTCATAGATCGTTCCTATTGATCAGATCCGTCTTCGCAGCTTCCCAACCGATCATCGCAACTTTGCGGGAATCTCCCCAATGATATTCTCCGAATTCTCCGGAAGAGCGGATCACTCTATGACAAGGGATTAGAAATGCCACTGGATTATTTCCAATCGCAGTCCCTATAGCTCTTGTCGCCTTAGGATTTCCCATTTGCTCTCCGATCTGTCCGTAAGTGGAAAGTTTTCCCATAGGTATCTTCAAAAGAGTTTCCCATACCTTGAGTTGGAATTCCGTTCCTTTTAGATGTAATTTGATATTACCTAATTGGCTCCAATCATGAGTGAATATGAATAAAGCATGTTGCTGGATCATATCAACCGTCTGATTATAGTTTGCGTTCGGAAAGATGGACTTTAGCTCTTGAAATACCTTCTTCTCATTTTCAAAAAATGAAATATAACAAATTCCTTTCGGAGTAGAAGCCACGAGTAATTTTCCAAAGGGACATTCCGCATAACTATAGTTAATTGAAAGATCCTTTCCTCCGTTTTTGTATTCTCCGGGGGTCATTCCTTCTATATTGATAAATAGATCATGCAATCTACCTGTGCCGGAAAGTCCTGAATCTAAGGCGGTGTCCAATAAGGAAGAACCATTCTCCTTTAATAAACCTTTTGCGTATTCCAAAGTAGTGTATTGTAAAAATTTCTTTGGACTTACTCCTGCCCAGTCGGTGAACATTCTTTGGAAATGATGAGGGCTAAGTTTTAATTTGCCCGCCACATCTTCCAAGCTTGGTTGTGTTTTGAAATTTTTACGAAGATAAAAGATCGCATCTGCAATCCTATCGAAGTCTGTATTTTGTTGTCCTTTCATGATTTTGGAGTATAGATAGGAAAGAGATAACTCGAAACCCGATACTTGCTATTTGTATCAGAAATTCCAGCTATTAAAAAGACCTTCTTCTTTCTGAATTTTAGTGAAAACAAGGCTTGACGATTTTTTGTTTTTAGGCCACTTTTAGAAGAATGTCACATATTGTGACATTTGAAAAAGAGGGGATGTGGGAACAAGGGAGCAAACCAGAGAACTTGTCTTAGAAGCAGCAGAATCCCTGTTTCTGGCCAAAGGACTCCTAGATGTTTCTATGGAAGACATCGCCGCCAAGGCCTCATGCACTAGACGAAATCTGTATCGTTATTTTGATACGAAAGAGGCACTCAGTATCGAAGTTCTCAGAAAACTTCTCTCTCCTTGGAATCAATTTCAGCTCCAAACATTTGAACAGCTTCGAAGTTTAAATGTTTCGGGAAGGGAAGAACTTGTTTCCTTTCTCAAAACTCTCGCGAAATATTTAGAAACTCATAAACCGCTGCTACGCTTTACTGCGGAGTTCGACTTTGTATTTAGAGAGCGTAGTTCTTTTCAATTAGATACTTCTTCTGAAGAGTCTTTATTTGCAGAGTTCTTATTCACTGAAAAACTTATCACACAAATTATAGAAAGGGGAGAAGGAGACGGAAGTCTTAGAGTCCCTTCATCCTTAGCAATACTAGTTCCTACAATTACAACAGTCTTATGGAGTTTAGGGCAAAGAGTTGCTCTAAGAGAAACTTTAATCCCAAGAGAATTCGGTGTGAACGGTATGGAACTTGTACAAACACAAATTGATCTATTAGTGCTCGCTTTAGAAACGAAAAAAGGTCCTGGAGAAAAGAAGGAGAATGAATATGTCTAAAAGTTTCGAACTTCCTAAAGATTTTTTATTGGGTTCTGCAACTGCAGCAACTCAGATAGAAGGTGGAGACATCTACAATAATTGGTATGCTTGGTCTCTCATCGGAAAAGTCGGAAATGGAGAATCTTCCATCACTGGAGCGGATCATTATCGTAGATATGCGGAGGATATAGAACTTCTTTCTCAACTTCACCAAGAATGTTATCGTATGAGTATTGAGTGGAGTAGGATAGAACCGAAACAAGGAGAATGGTCCAAGGAAGGAGTGGAACATTACCGTGATGAATTCCAAAGACTCATTAAAGCCGGGATCAAACCTCTTGTAACTCTTCATCATTTTTCTTGCCCTCAATGGTTTCAGGAAAAAGGAGGCTGGCTGTCTGAAAATGCAGTAGAAGACTTTATTCGATTCGTGGACTTCTCGGTTAAAAGTTTTGGAGATTTGGTTTCAGAATGGTGCACGATCAATGAGCCGAATGTATTTGCAAATGATAGTTATATGGATGGGAAATATCCTCCGGGAAGCCACGGTGATATAGCTGCATATATGAAAGTCACTAAACGTCTAGTGATCGCTCATTTAAAAT
This window of the Leptospira hartskeerlii genome carries:
- a CDS encoding TetR/AcrR family transcriptional regulator, whose translation is MGTREQTRELVLEAAESLFLAKGLLDVSMEDIAAKASCTRRNLYRYFDTKEALSIEVLRKLLSPWNQFQLQTFEQLRSLNVSGREELVSFLKTLAKYLETHKPLLRFTAEFDFVFRERSSFQLDTSSEESLFAEFLFTEKLITQIIERGEGDGSLRVPSSLAILVPTITTVLWSLGQRVALRETLIPREFGVNGMELVQTQIDLLVLALETKKGPGEKKENEYV
- a CDS encoding bifunctional helix-turn-helix domain-containing protein/methylated-DNA--[protein]-cysteine S-methyltransferase; protein product: MKGQQNTDFDRIADAIFYLRKNFKTQPSLEDVAGKLKLSPHHFQRMFTDWAGVSPKKFLQYTTLEYAKGLLKENGSSLLDTALDSGLSGTGRLHDLFINIEGMTPGEYKNGGKDLSINYSYAECPFGKLLVASTPKGICYISFFENEKKVFQELKSIFPNANYNQTVDMIQQHALFIFTHDWSQLGNIKLHLKGTEFQLKVWETLLKIPMGKLSTYGQIGEQMGNPKATRAIGTAIGNNPVAFLIPCHRVIRSSGEFGEYHWGDSRKVAMIGWEAAKTDLINRNDL
- a CDS encoding alpha-ketoglutarate-dependent dioxygenase AlkB family protein; translation: MSLFREETDRNLLPYEGIVQYFGPILSKDSSDDYLKILLKDIPWKNDEAIIFGKHIITKRMVAWFGDSDYEYTYSNTTKKALPWTKELSDLKSLAEKITETKFNSCLLNLYNDGEEGMAWHSDDEKALGKNSTIASLSFGAERKFYFKHKSTKEQISLILEHGSLLLMKGAQESWLHSLPKTKSVKQPRINLTFRTMRY